The DNA window TGGTCTTTAGTTTTGAATCAAATAATCTTTCTTAGTGGAAGTGTATACAGGTCTGCAGAGTTGAAGTAAATCCAAGTGATTGTTCTTTAACACCCAGAGAAACCTGTTCAGTCTGAATACCTCGCCTGTTCCCAGATACGGAGATCCCATTGTAAATCATTAATGCACCAATAGACAACACCCAGTGCATGGGTCTTCATGCAGACGCTGGACGGCTGTAATTAGTTTGCAGACAGTGTTCAGACCAGGCCTGGACATGCATCTTATCACAGACTACTGAGTGCAAATTGTCCCTGCAGTCGATTTCTGGATAGTGTTTAGGAATGTGTGAATGTATAATGAACttgattgtatttttgtttttgtttgcctgtgTAGGAGAAAGAAGGTCGAGGTTTTGACCTCAGCGGTGGCCTGGTAGTGAGATCATTAACAACATCCTCTTCTGCATCCTTAACTGTAAACAATTGCCTGTCCTTTCAGTGACGTTTGACACACGTTTAAGTAAACACGGACTTATAAACTCATGCATTGCAATACGTGACTCATAAACTGACGTTCATATTAGATGTATGAGCTTTCTGTCCCCCAGCGCAATCaggcatgtaaaaaaataatgtaggtATTCATAGGGGAACAGAtccgtcttcatttttttttttttttttcaaataattgatggaaattagactcccattgcatagcagtttgatccaagcCTTGTTTCATGATGAGTTTAAGACAACACACCTGAATTTGCTACCTATACTCTGTGGCAagtcaagcttgtattaaaacctggaattgtgaaactgctatgcagtaggagtcttattgccatccctgaatTGGCAGCACTTCAGCCATGAGAAAAGTAGTTTATTCTTGTATCACTGATTGTGttgatgcttttattttatataatgcctcACAGACCCATGgtatttcatttatattatatatctatgttTCTCAGCAGCAGACTGCTTTACTACCATTGTTAATCTCCATACACCAGTATTATCTTTGGACAATTATGTATATTTGGATATTTAGTATTAGCAATAGCATTGATCAATTGAAGCACATTGGGGGGAGGGTTGCCTCATTTTCTTTGTATTCACGTTTATGGACTGTAAGCACACTACAGTGAATGTCAACTGTATTTACATAAGAGGAAAGAGTTAATATAACCTTTGTTTAATAGTTCGGTATGTTTGGGTGTGATCTCTCGCTTTAATTGTATAGATACTTGTTATATAAGAATTGGATTGCTTGTGTATTTTCTTGTATAGGTCTATTTATGTGAAGGGTTGAATATGTAACTGAAGCTTTCATATTTGTATATACACAATATGTATTTGGAATAAAATGGTCACAAAGTATATCTTTAAAATCAAATTGTGTTTTATGACTGTCAACTTTAGAAGGAAACTTTAGAAGGAACAGtcgtatatgtgtgtatatatatatatatattatatatatatatatatatatatatatatatatatatatatatatatatatatatatataggacttctgttttttgggttttatttgtatttcagtgcTTTTatctattttcaagttttatgtaaatcgtttttttcagggctttcgtttttggtatactgtatgaaattagtgttttcgtttactttccaaaatgcttgagcgttttttttttctgtcaaagtaTTTATAGTAACTGGACAgtgcttgcacacttaagttgtaccttctttcttgtgctgttttccacaatgaaatccctgtggTCACGGACACATTCTGGGGTTTTtatgtctaggcatttttttacaattcgcacaattctgttttaaatccttcgtatcttaactgtaatacagtttttctGCTTGCTAACAAGCCCCCAGTCCTGATTGtgatctcgttttaaatctcgcaggAGGAGTCACCCataggtttaaaatattcagaacaaatcagtaATGTATACAAGCCAGAAAGGCAGGACAtagcccagcagcactgggaaatgtatttatttttctagtaggttttatttttcattggggGGGAAATGGTAAAGTCACGTGAATTGATGAACCATTTCCACAGgctttccagtgtttattggctatccaccgattttatatatatatatatatatatatatatatatatatatatatatatatatatatatatatatatatatatatatatatatatatatataggacttctgttttttgggttttatttgtatttcagtgtaAGGAGTGGGTTACTTTTACATAAAGTGTAACCAAAGTGTTAGTCGTTAGCCATTAGTGACTTTGTGTTATCTCTCTTCCATAATCATGAGGATGGAGAGATAGAAAGAGCATAATTAAAGCACAGGGCACATTAAGGTTGCCATGTTTACTGGAACAGGATAATCTACTGCACATGTGCCAAGCCATGACCTCGCACAATGGTGGCAAATGTCAGACGGATGAACCCATCAAAGCAATTGACTCGCTAGAAGTGTAGCGTAACTACTGCGAAGCTGCAGAAATTACAGCAGGGCATCATCCCTCCCACCAGCCCAAAAGAAGACATACAAAAAGTGTAACAATCACAGTGCTCTCTCATTGATTAGTTTCTAATGCGGTGCAgattaaatatcatgttttaaagtaaaagacAGCCGCTTTTAACATTCTGCAAACGAAAAGCGGATAACACAAGGCTTGGTTTAACctcaaaaaacatcaaaaaacagtttttgtaagTATGTACTCGTGTTGGTGTTCCCTGCTGCTTTTGTAGTGTGCTGTATTTGGCTATGCTGGGAGGTTTCCGGTCGCTTGGTTTGTTGCTGCGTTGCTGCCCTGTCCTCGGAACGCCATGAAGCTGAAGAAGGAGCTTGCACTGTAGGCGATCATAACCAGACATGCAAAGAACTGTTGGTGCAAAAAAAGGTGAGGCAGTTAGTTTAGGGACGCTGCTGGGTTTgttattaaaatcaatttcccACAGAACTGCACAGCAAAACCACCTGTGCTCGATAACCTACAGTAATGGACTCGATATAGTTTCACTGCAATCGGATTGGGTAGAAGAAGGGTTAAACAGAGTCCCAACATGTTTACTTACAGCTGCCGCCGCCAGGTTGTTGTAATCTGCAGCCCCGTTTATAGGAACTGATGCTGCGTTGGTTATGAAGGCAGTGATGTACAGGACAGTAGCATTGACATTAAAGATCATCATCTATCCATGGAAGAAAAGAAGACAAGTTATCGGCACTTTCTTTACAGTTTTTAGGAAGAATTATAACAtgatattttaaatgcagttattttgtaATTGGCTCTATTTTTGTAAAGGGACAATGTGAAGAACAATGGGTAGATCTGGGGTGCCACTGAACTTATGAGTGGGGTGAAAAGGACCCTCCCCCCAAACACCACAGAACACGAGAGGCTAAGCAAACAAATAGTAACACAGTCCCTCCcttaactgtttgtaaaacacttTATTTCAGGTAAACATTTAACCTACCGCAATAGGCCAAggaacaaattgtgttttttcggGCACACCCAGGAAGTAGACCACAAACAGGCAGGTTGTTATTACCCAGAGTGTGACGCTAACAAACATCACCCATCCAAATGCATGGTTCATGTATGTGGAACCAGCAATCAGAGCCCACACCAGTAAACCCAGAACctgacaaatacaaaagaaatgcaaTCAGTTCATTAAAGTAGGCAACTGCACTCAGCATTTGTTCTGTACTAACAAAAGGTTATCCTTTACTTGGTATCTGTACtgagaaaaaaacccaaaaattaaatagttattttattcaGTACCAAAACTTCCAGATAGTTAATGAATATGATTTGCTGTCAATACAATCTTAGTACAATATCCTACCCACCTGAACTAACTAGGGATAATCTCCAGTCAGTTGATAACCTATTATAATTGGGTACAGAAGCAAGGACTGAATTCACTGCAAGTGCCCCAGGCTATTAGGAACCGCTTTCTATTTGCTTCTTCTCCCCATTCATTTTTTTGCTTGTGTCTCCTAATAAATGATGGTTCccttaaaggtgaaacaacttccataatAAAGATTTTGCTTGTAGACGAAGTTCccattttattaatatgtaagTAATAACAGCTTATGTTTTACGTCCCTTGGAagccagttttattttcttaattttaatctattgctctttttaaatgctttttaatagTGAGACTAATGCTTCCAATTAAGTGTTAACACGCTCAAAGATCAGAGTATTGCACAGGCACGCACACAtaaacagtgaatgtttataatTAGTTTATCTATTATTGATGCTAGATTGCGTTACAAACAATGGATTTGTGGCTTATCTGGGAAATGATACTTGAGTGATCTCCAGGAATATCCTGTGACTTAAAAAACTGCAGTCATGTCAATTCAATTGTGTACTATGCATTTATGGTTTTGGTTAGACTCGTGTTATAACCCAAATTTAAAAAGGAGCGATCCAACCTAATTGTGTTGACACAAGGGCTGACTGCAATGCTACAGGATTGAAGAGAGTTGAATTACTTTGGAAATTCTTCTTCTTTCAATATTTGCTCCATTGTAGCAAAAAAGATTGATTGGTTAAGTTGTTTACGTAAACCTTTTCAGTAAAAGTATGGGCTcgtatttgttttgtatgtttgcaTACGTGGGAGTGAGCTTCACGTGACTGGTCACCTATAAAAAGTTTACTTTTGCTTCAGCAATAGAGTATCCTGATTCCATTTTTGATAGAAATGGAAATTGCTCACACTATTTCACTTGAACTTTTCAAAGCTGCATGCTGAAATGTATCCACCAATTCTGTGCCTCTCAGACACAGCTTGAATCTTTTCTCAATGTTTCTAATCTTTCGGATTTGATCTCCCTGTTGCATTATCTAGAGCTCTCATTTTGAATCATGTGATAAGTTCATATTATTGGGCCAATAGTACACTCCCTACACTACATACAACCAGCCATGATGGAGGTTTTGATAATATGGACCACTTTATGTATATTCAGATCCACACAGAGACCACGAGAACTCATCCCCAAGCCCGTAGCCAGACTGGAACCAGGGTTTGAGGTACGGTGCTTGAGCAGCAAGGTTGACTAAAATGATGTCACTCCTCAGAAGAGCTCAATTCCACCCTGGAATGAGGCTCATCATGCACTCCTCAGCACCATGTGATCTTAAGAACTTCAGCGGAGGTGAGGCTGTCCACCCACTCTTGAACAAACTTCCTAGTTTGGTTTCCTAGTTTAGATACTTTCCCCAAGACTCAGACCACAGCCCATGTCCAGTCTTtcagtatttaagaaaaataataataacttaggTGGGATATTGAAACAATGTTCCAGAAGCTTGTGTCACAAAGTAAAAGACattcaaattcaaaatgtatttaaatagagTTGCTGGTCTTGTCTaacgtgtttttgttttgtagatatTCATGTGCAGTAAAACCACATAAGCTTGGATGCATTACTGCATGCAAACTTTTCGATCATGCTGAAAATGCATTGTAACTGGTAAGTGAAATCATTCCCACGTGTTAAAATAGAGGTGAATAAACATGATCTCTGTCAGCAGTATCTGTAGAGTAGACTTGATGGAACAGCTTGTCTGTCACTGGGTAAGATCATCTGACTTCTAGGTCCAATTCAGCCCATGAATGAATGTTAATTGCTGTCGATAGTGAAGTTAGTTATAATGGATGCACACCAGTTCAGTGTTTatgagctgtaaaaaaaaaaaaatatcagagacTATTTTTTGTGTGGTTCTAGAGGCTTTTAGCTCAGTCCATTAAGATCTTTATTTAAGCAGAAAAGTAAAAAGCTTCTTTTACAGTAGTAACCTGGCCAACATGGTAGAAGCAGGTGACTCATACATTTTGAATAATTTTTATTGAAATGCTAGAAAGCAGTTCCATATACATATGAATAGCTTTGTATGAATACAATTGTTTTTACCCAACTGGGATTCATCGACGACAGTGGGATTATTTAAAGCAGACAGTCGCATAATTTGCAAACCTGAGCTAGTTGAACACCCACATTGAGAAAATACCTAACATTGTGCAAGTCAGGCTGTACCCATCATTGCACTTGCACACACAAGTACAGTACAATCACAAAGCaaggacatttaaaatataaaagtggGAAACAACACTTACGATTTCCACCATCATCAGGATCCCAGGAATAGTCCTAATAAACAACACATCCATTTTGACAGGTCCCACTGAAAACCCACGGAAGCCAGAACTGGACTGGGTTGGCTGCGAGCTGGTTCCGGTGCTGACTTTAGCTGGAAATTCATCCATGGTGACTGGTAGTGCCCCGGAGTAGTAAACCCTTAAaacttttaaaccagtttaaaattactgcattaaaagaaaaacacacacaacagaaagaTGTGGTTGTGCACACCCAGGTATATTTGTTTCAAGTCCAGTAAGCTCCTTCTCGTGGTTTCCTCGCTGTCTTTCAGATCCTGTTCATCATTGTTTTCCTCAGCCCAGTAAGTGGATATGTGTCTCTCCCTGGTGAGCTCGGCACACAATAGCCGAGCTGCTGAGGGCGTTCACCTGAGTTAAACATTTACATAAGCTCAGCACTGTAGGGCTGTTGAGCACTGTTAATAGCTGCCTGTCACTCAGGCTTGTGCCAATCCCAGCCTTTCTGAGCTTGTCTTACAATTGGCGTAACAGCCTGGTTGTACATAATATAACATAGCATAACAAAGTATACCTTTCTGACACAAACCCTTTAGAAATCTGAATCACCTGGGAGCTTAGAATGCAAGAAGAGCTTTGGGAAacactgctgttgtgttttcatgTCGCCAGACTCTTCATGAAGGGTCCATTGTTACCACACCTCTTGCATTATCAGCACACAATGCCAGTGAATACAGACCTGAGTGTATTTTTATCTCAGTTGTTGTGAAGATTGCAAGCATTGtacagaatacaaaaacagagtACAATAAGACTTTACTCTTACCAAGTGATCTTCAAGTGAtgttcaatggcaatgcaatgatTCAGTTCTAAAGAGCAAGCATATGAGCAGAATGTTACCAGTGTGGTTATGCTGTCATGTTTTGATGTTCCATTAATGGAACACAGTTCACACCTGCGTGAAGCTTTTGAAGTAGGCTATAAGGTTAAATATACCTACTCCTAGCCCTGTGACAGAGAAGTCTTTTTATATGGAGTAAAATTACtacaatatattttcataattatcAGACCTTGATCCTTgcactaaatacaaaataactaaagAGCTGTCCATAACGTACTGCTGGTTTTGGAGCACACTGAAGAAAGCAATAGCCTGAAAGCTTGTCTACTTTAGTTTCCGATAGTTTTACTTTAGGTCCTGGAATTATGTCCCTCCTGTTTTTTAATTAGATTACAAATAGGTGAAATATGAGGGTAGTGTGATTATGAGTCCCTGAAACTGATGTTTTGTGAAATCCCTATTATAATCTTGCCCCCAGTAGCCAATAGGTATAAATGCATAAATCAGGCAGGTCATTCTTTCACTGGTGTCTATCTGCAACGGGCGTTTTTGtagttcagtgtatatatattgcgAGTTAGTTGACTGGCATCTCCCAGGCACCAGGGCAATGCATACTGCATCTCAACACGTTTTATCATGGTCAGCTGACTCAATAGATATATCTGCTTGTTCGGTGGCTAGGGATTGTTTATGCAGGAAGGGCGGGGCTGACGTGGTTAGTTTTATATTGCTTACACATTAGATATTGAAGTCAGCTGACCTGAGAATAACGTtgcatttctacagtaaatagaaAGGTAACGGCGAAGTTAAAGGTAAAATCTTATTGTCTGACATACCTTAATGCAGCATTGTTTAATACGGTTTGCTATACTCCAGGTGCGAATTTACCATAACCCGCTTTGTGTAAGCAGCGCAGTAACTTGTTTAAAAGTTTATACGCACGTCAggatggccgagcggtctaaggcgctgcgtTCAGGTCGCAGTCTcctctggaggcgtgggttcgaatcccacttctgacaaaaTACCTTTTgcgtttaaaaatgtaatacaattaagCAGTaggaaattctttttttttaaagtagaaaattttaaatattgttcaaATGATAAAGTAATTACTTACAGACACATTTATTTGACAATACTACTCTGAACTTTTTCAGTACAGCTTACATGGCAAATAAATCACTAACGATTGTATTAAAAGTGAATATAAAAaccattgcattttcttttttttatttagccaaaaatatctttataaaaaaaaaaaaaaaaatcactacttgtcagaagtgggattcgaacccacgcctccagaggAGACTGCGACCTGAacgcagcgccttagaccgctcggccatccTGACTGTTAATCTCTAAATGTTATGTACTTCAGTCAGGTGCACAACATAGTATGATGTTAATGTATTAATACGTTTATTTGCAAATAAACGCTGCGCTGTAAAACATTAGTTCCTCACCACGTCAACTGTggttgattacaccgtgtaacatttttttttttgttcctgggtagtaagtgttatttcctaattgcttatgcctcaaaagtatagaaaatggctattattccccacaaactttgcttttgtgaccaggacagtgatatttcaaaatatcactatttccaatgggaaaacgggcaaaacatttagaagtgagtagtttttcgagatttacgattatactgtatttacaatctcGAAAAACTAAACACTTTTAGAt is part of the Polyodon spathula isolate WHYD16114869_AA chromosome 13, ASM1765450v1, whole genome shotgun sequence genome and encodes:
- the LOC121325245 gene encoding plasmolipin-like, which translates into the protein MDEFPAKVSTGTSSQPTQSSSGFRGFSVGPVKMDVLFIRTIPGILMMVEIVLGLLVWALIAGSTYMNHAFGWVMFVSVTLWVITTCLFVVYFLGVPEKTQFVPWPIAMMIFNVNATVLYITAFITNAASVPINGAADYNNLAAAAFFACLVMIAYSASSFFSFMAFRGQGSNAATNQATGNLPA